One part of the Prionailurus bengalensis isolate Pbe53 chromosome B2, Fcat_Pben_1.1_paternal_pri, whole genome shotgun sequence genome encodes these proteins:
- the LOC122489416 gene encoding gametogenetin-binding protein 1-like isoform X2 yields the protein MEAPAPNRQSRILGRSSMFRFFRSLVGNKGSPKSSDKTPVGSRTCPLREQAATPLVMNRHGGVGRKEPKPSTTLPYMLSVALPRQDPLGLGMGDTGAQTPTPTEVLRVGAQGVEVKPVLPRRSQEVLGNLSGKEETEEEKEEAVGEASGDTETSDRGHFAQALELEQGCLQRAMGPLEVSPETFTKEEEKECLLDGDLRLASSKVGTTPWNRRLLTLYKQLQKSAVAKFPLKEGLPDEEKGKEEEMEEEDSSFKVCVPGIVTLQSPLHKTFRSTDTVAPAPGGDGRDGKLASRVKLVLALSLPCSQIPSTRIEL from the exons ATGGAGGCCCCAGCTCCAAACCGTCAATCCCGAATTTTGGGCCGCTCCTCCATGTTCCGCTTTTTCCGTAGCCTGGTGGGGAACAAGGGCAGCCCAAAGAGCTCTGACAAGACCCCGGTAGGGAGTCGGACATGCCCCTTGCGAGAGCAAGCTGCCACCCCATTGGTGATGAACCGccatggaggggtggggaggaaggagccaAAGCCATCCACCACACTACCCTACATGCTGTCTGTGGCCTTGCCACGGCAGGACCCCTTGGGGCTAGGGATGGGGGACACAGGGGCCCAGACTCCTACCCCCACGGAAGTCCTGAGGGTGGGGGCCCAGGGTGTAGAGGTGAAGCCTGTCCTGCCCAGGAGAAGCCAGGAGGTGCTGGGCAACCTGTCTGGGAAAGAGGAAacggaagaagagaaggaggaggcagtAGGGGAGGCCTCCGGGGATACAGAGACCTCAGACAG GGGCCACTTTGCCCAAGCTCTGGAGTTGGAGCAAGGATGCCTGCAGAGGGCCATGGGGCCACTGGAGGTCAGCCCCGAGACCTTCaccaaggaggaggagaaggagtgtCTGCTTGACG GAGACCTCAGGCTGGCCTCTTCGAAGGTGGGGACAACTCCTTGGAACCGCCGCCTCCTCACCTTGTACAAGCAGCTTCAGAAATCAGCCGTGGCCAAG tttcctctcaaGGAAGGCTTGCCTGATGAGGAGAAAGgcaaggaagaggaaatggaggaagAGGACAGCTCATTCAAGGTCTGTGTCCCAGGCATTGTCACCCTGCAGTCACCGCTGCATAAGACTTTTAGGTCAACAGATACAGTGG CACCTGCTCCTGGAGGAGATGGACGAGATGGGAAACTGGCCTCCAGAGTGAAGCTGGTGCTGGCCCTGAGTCTGCCCTGCTCCCAGATCCCTTCAACCCGAATAGAGCTTTAG
- the LOC122489416 gene encoding gametogenetin-binding protein 1-like isoform X1, which yields MEAPAPNRQSRILGRSSMFRFFRSLVGNKGSPKSSDKTPVGSRTCPLREQAATPLVMNRHGGVGRKEPKPSTTLPYMLSVALPRQDPLGLGMGDTGAQTPTPTEVLRVGAQGVEVKPVLPRRSQEVLGNLSGKEETEEEKEEAVGEASGDTETSDRGHFAQALELEQGCLQRAMGPLEVSPETFTKEEEKECLLDGDLRLASSKVGTTPWNRRLLTLYKQLQKSAVAKFPLKEGLPDEEKGKEEEMEEEDSSFKVCVPGIVTLQSPLHKTFRSTDTVGFVESELKKLLVVQRESRLWKMGSHEGRELLTQPEITLEEAGIVDGQHLLLEEMDEMGNWPPE from the exons ATGGAGGCCCCAGCTCCAAACCGTCAATCCCGAATTTTGGGCCGCTCCTCCATGTTCCGCTTTTTCCGTAGCCTGGTGGGGAACAAGGGCAGCCCAAAGAGCTCTGACAAGACCCCGGTAGGGAGTCGGACATGCCCCTTGCGAGAGCAAGCTGCCACCCCATTGGTGATGAACCGccatggaggggtggggaggaaggagccaAAGCCATCCACCACACTACCCTACATGCTGTCTGTGGCCTTGCCACGGCAGGACCCCTTGGGGCTAGGGATGGGGGACACAGGGGCCCAGACTCCTACCCCCACGGAAGTCCTGAGGGTGGGGGCCCAGGGTGTAGAGGTGAAGCCTGTCCTGCCCAGGAGAAGCCAGGAGGTGCTGGGCAACCTGTCTGGGAAAGAGGAAacggaagaagagaaggaggaggcagtAGGGGAGGCCTCCGGGGATACAGAGACCTCAGACAG GGGCCACTTTGCCCAAGCTCTGGAGTTGGAGCAAGGATGCCTGCAGAGGGCCATGGGGCCACTGGAGGTCAGCCCCGAGACCTTCaccaaggaggaggagaaggagtgtCTGCTTGACG GAGACCTCAGGCTGGCCTCTTCGAAGGTGGGGACAACTCCTTGGAACCGCCGCCTCCTCACCTTGTACAAGCAGCTTCAGAAATCAGCCGTGGCCAAG tttcctctcaaGGAAGGCTTGCCTGATGAGGAGAAAGgcaaggaagaggaaatggaggaagAGGACAGCTCATTCAAGGTCTGTGTCCCAGGCATTGTCACCCTGCAGTCACCGCTGCATAAGACTTTTAGGTCAACAGATACAGTGG GTTTCGTGGAGTCGGAGTTAAAGAAGCTTTTGGTAGTACAACGGGAGTCCCGCCTCTGGAAGATGGGCAGTCATGAGGGCCGGGAGCTGCTGACCCAGCCAGAGATCACCCTGGAGGAGGCAGGCATTGTGGACGGCCAG CACCTGCTCCTGGAGGAGATGGACGAGATGGGAAACTGGCCTCCAGAGTGA